From Oncorhynchus mykiss isolate Arlee chromosome 25, USDA_OmykA_1.1, whole genome shotgun sequence, a single genomic window includes:
- the LOC118944225 gene encoding hornerin-like, translating into MALFQLLQLIVGTMQFFNGGDSASHRQYEFFNGGDSTSHRQYEFFNGGDSTSHRHYEFNGGDSTSHRQYEFNGGDSTSHRQYEFNGGDSTSHRQYEFNGGDSTSHRQYEFNGGDSTSHRQYEFNGGDSTSHRQYEFNGGDSTSHRQYEFNGGDSTSQRQYKFNEVDSTSHRQYEFFNGGDSTSHRHYEFNGGDSTSHRQYEFNGGDSTSHRQYEFNGGDSTSHRQYEFNGGDSTSQRQYKFNEVDSTLHRQYEFFNGGDSTSQRQYKFNEVDSTSHRQYEFNGGDSTSQRQYKFNEVDSTSHRRYEFFNGGDSTSYRQH; encoded by the coding sequence ATGGCTTTATTTCAACTtctccaacttattgtggggacAATGCAATTTTTTAATGGAGGAGACAGCGCGTCACATAGACAGTATGAGTTTTTTAATGGAGGAGACAGCACGTCACATAGACAGTATGAGTTTTTTAATGGAGGAGACAGCACGTCACATAGACACTATGAGTTTAATGGAGGAGACAGCACGTCACATAGACAGTATGAGTTTAATGGAGGAGACAGCACGTCACATAGACAGTATGAGTTTAATGGAGGAGACAGCACATCACATAGACAGTATGAGTTTAATGGAGGAGACAGCACGTCACATAGACAGTATGAGTTTAATGGAGGAGACAGCACGTCACATAGACAGTATGAGTTTAATGGAGGAGACAGCACGTCACATAGACAGTATGAGTTTAATGGAGGAGACAGCACGTCACATAGACAGTATGAGTTTAATGGAGGAGACAGCACGTCACAAAGACAGTATAAGTTTAATGAAGTAGACAGCACGTCACATAGACAGTATGAGTTTTTTAATGGAGGGGACAGCACGTCACATAGACACTATGAGTTTAATGGAGGAGACAGCACGTCACATAGACAGTATGAGTTTAATGGAGGAGACAGCACATCACATAGACAGTATGAGTTTAATGGAGGAGACAGCACGTCACATAGACAGTATGAGTTTAATGGAGGAGACAGCACGTCACAAAGACAGTATAAGTTTAATGAAGTAGACAGCACGTTACATAGACAGTATGAGTTTTTTAATGGAGGAGACAGCACGTCACAAAGACAGTATAAGTTTAATGAAGTAGACAGCACGTCACATAGACAGTATGAGTTTAATGGAGGAGACAGCACATCACAAAGACAGTATAAGTTTAATGAAGTAGACAGCACGTCACATAGACGGTATGAGTTTTTTAATGGAGGAGACAGCACGTCATATAGACAGCATTAG
- the LOC118944226 gene encoding guanine nucleotide-binding protein G(I)/G(S)/G(O) subunit gamma-2: MASNNTASIAQARKLVEQLKMEANIDRIKVSKAAADLMSYCEAHAKEDPLLSPVPASENPFREKKFFCAIL; the protein is encoded by the exons ATGGCGTCCAACAACACAGCAAGCATCGCCCAGGCCAGGAAACTGGTAGAGCAGCTGAAGATGGAGGCCAACATTGACAGGATAAAG GTGTCCAAAGCAGCAGCAGACTTAATGTCGTACTGCGAAGCCCATGCCAAAGAGGACCCGCTCCTGTCGCCGGTGCCCGCATCCGAAAACCCTTTTAGGGAGAAGAAGTTCTTCTGTGCCATCCTGTAA